In the genome of Pelodiscus sinensis isolate JC-2024 chromosome 15, ASM4963464v1, whole genome shotgun sequence, one region contains:
- the SELPLG gene encoding P-selectin glycoprotein ligand 1 isoform X1, with product MPPAPSLPVNPTLLHPPGAGQMAPLQVTLLLLLSSLLQVSAYVSLGDQDDAVGAARGLPEDGGSQPASQGQWVWDTAEAGSADFPVFVRAKREAEVKSSNRSAAENTTAGRPEVFSMTPSQHPVEENEVSPRPEWLEENTSQENLYDDVTATAESLSAASSDNISTDAPSVRKLSPLDTSAKATPTQGSSNVSSEATFTGREEMLTGSRESREHRSTVEPLIHRGLRVSSPTSPPEPLAESSGVSTAAPVGRLATSRHGHSTLGKTNSHTTPSAGGSVTGIVPVQRIHHHTNILVGKCLLAVFILALVAAVFIVCTAVLATLLWRQKHAYKKHQCNNTEMVCISALLPDSEPVANGEKPSKIKRMKLLTDNISETEGDNVTLSSFLPDH from the exons ATGCCTCCTGCCCCAAGCCTGCCTGTGAATCCAACTCTTCTACACCCTCCCGGAGCTG GTCAAATGGCTCCACTCCAGGTCACTTTGCTGCTGTTGCTTTCAAGCCTGCTCCAAGTCTCTGCTTATGTCAGTCTTGGTGACCAAGATGATGCAGTGGGAGCAGCAAGAGGGCTTCCTGAAGATGGgggctctcagccagccagccagggccagtGGGTGTGGGACACAGCAGAGGCTGGGAGCGCTGACTTCCCCGTGTTTGTCCGCGCAAAGAGGGAAGCTGAAGTGAAATCATCCAATCGTTCTGCTGCAGAGAACACCACCGCCGGCCGCCCCGAAGTGTTCTCCATGACTCCTTCTCAGCACCCCGTGGAGGAAAACGAAGTCTCACCACGTCCTGAATGGCTAGAGGAAAACACCTCCCAAGAAAACCTCTATGACGATGTTACCGCTACAGCAGAGTCTTTGTCTGCTGCCAGCTCTGACAATATCTCCACAGACGCCCCCAGCGTTAGAAAGCTCAGCCCTCTTGATACCTCAGCCAAAGCGACCCCCACTCAGGGCTCCAGCAACGTCTCCTCGGAAGCAACATTCACTGGGAGAGAAGAAATGCTCACTGGCAGTAGAGAGAGTAGGGAGCATCGTTCCACTGTGGAGCCTCTGATCCACAGGGGGCTGAGGGTCAGCTCACCTACTTCACCACCTGAACCTCTGGCAGAGTCGTCTGGTGTTTCCACAGCAGCCCCTGTGGGCAGGTTGGCCACTTCGAGGCATGGCCACTCCACATTGGGGAAGACCAATTCTCACACGACGCCCTCGGCCGGTGGCTCTGTCACAGGGATAGTCCCCGTGCAGAGGATACACCATCACACCAATATCCTGGTGGGGAAGTGCCTGCTGGCCGTCTTCATCCTGGCCCTCGTGGCTGCTGTCTTCATCGTCTGCACCGCCGTCCTTGCCACCCTCCTGTGGCGCCAGAAGCATGCCTACAAGAAGCACCAGTGCAACAACACTGAGATGGTGTGCATCTCGGCTCTGCTGCCCGACAGCGAGCCAGTGGCCAATGGGGAGAAGCCCAGCAAGATAAAGAGGATGAAGCTGCTCACGGACAACATCTCAGAGACCGAAGGAGACAATGTGACTCTGAGCAGCTTCCTGCCAGACCATTAG
- the SELPLG gene encoding P-selectin glycoprotein ligand 1 isoform X2: MAPLQVTLLLLLSSLLQVSAYVSLGDQDDAVGAARGLPEDGGSQPASQGQWVWDTAEAGSADFPVFVRAKREAEVKSSNRSAAENTTAGRPEVFSMTPSQHPVEENEVSPRPEWLEENTSQENLYDDVTATAESLSAASSDNISTDAPSVRKLSPLDTSAKATPTQGSSNVSSEATFTGREEMLTGSRESREHRSTVEPLIHRGLRVSSPTSPPEPLAESSGVSTAAPVGRLATSRHGHSTLGKTNSHTTPSAGGSVTGIVPVQRIHHHTNILVGKCLLAVFILALVAAVFIVCTAVLATLLWRQKHAYKKHQCNNTEMVCISALLPDSEPVANGEKPSKIKRMKLLTDNISETEGDNVTLSSFLPDH; encoded by the coding sequence ATGGCTCCACTCCAGGTCACTTTGCTGCTGTTGCTTTCAAGCCTGCTCCAAGTCTCTGCTTATGTCAGTCTTGGTGACCAAGATGATGCAGTGGGAGCAGCAAGAGGGCTTCCTGAAGATGGgggctctcagccagccagccagggccagtGGGTGTGGGACACAGCAGAGGCTGGGAGCGCTGACTTCCCCGTGTTTGTCCGCGCAAAGAGGGAAGCTGAAGTGAAATCATCCAATCGTTCTGCTGCAGAGAACACCACCGCCGGCCGCCCCGAAGTGTTCTCCATGACTCCTTCTCAGCACCCCGTGGAGGAAAACGAAGTCTCACCACGTCCTGAATGGCTAGAGGAAAACACCTCCCAAGAAAACCTCTATGACGATGTTACCGCTACAGCAGAGTCTTTGTCTGCTGCCAGCTCTGACAATATCTCCACAGACGCCCCCAGCGTTAGAAAGCTCAGCCCTCTTGATACCTCAGCCAAAGCGACCCCCACTCAGGGCTCCAGCAACGTCTCCTCGGAAGCAACATTCACTGGGAGAGAAGAAATGCTCACTGGCAGTAGAGAGAGTAGGGAGCATCGTTCCACTGTGGAGCCTCTGATCCACAGGGGGCTGAGGGTCAGCTCACCTACTTCACCACCTGAACCTCTGGCAGAGTCGTCTGGTGTTTCCACAGCAGCCCCTGTGGGCAGGTTGGCCACTTCGAGGCATGGCCACTCCACATTGGGGAAGACCAATTCTCACACGACGCCCTCGGCCGGTGGCTCTGTCACAGGGATAGTCCCCGTGCAGAGGATACACCATCACACCAATATCCTGGTGGGGAAGTGCCTGCTGGCCGTCTTCATCCTGGCCCTCGTGGCTGCTGTCTTCATCGTCTGCACCGCCGTCCTTGCCACCCTCCTGTGGCGCCAGAAGCATGCCTACAAGAAGCACCAGTGCAACAACACTGAGATGGTGTGCATCTCGGCTCTGCTGCCCGACAGCGAGCCAGTGGCCAATGGGGAGAAGCCCAGCAAGATAAAGAGGATGAAGCTGCTCACGGACAACATCTCAGAGACCGAAGGAGACAATGTGACTCTGAGCAGCTTCCTGCCAGACCATTAG